A single window of Syntrophus aciditrophicus SB DNA harbors:
- a CDS encoding PTS sugar transporter subunit IIB has protein sequence MADHNLYSSHEIVLVRVDDRLIHGQILEAWVPFLKASSIIIANDEVASDFFRETVMRMAVPSETEVIVRSIDEFSGNYPYSQTRGKRTLVLFSCISDAVRAYESGFHFHHLNIGNVYSEHCAMTCLPSILLGTWDIDHLKVLMKNDVTVELRRIPRERSSDLRNFLKIQKP, from the coding sequence TTGGCTGACCATAACTTGTACAGCAGTCACGAGATTGTCCTTGTAAGAGTGGATGACCGGCTTATTCATGGACAGATTCTGGAAGCCTGGGTGCCTTTTCTGAAGGCATCCAGTATCATTATCGCCAATGATGAAGTAGCTTCCGACTTTTTCCGGGAAACGGTCATGCGGATGGCCGTTCCCAGTGAAACGGAAGTCATTGTCCGGTCTATAGACGAATTTTCAGGAAATTATCCCTACTCACAAACAAGAGGGAAGCGAACGCTTGTCCTTTTTTCCTGCATATCCGATGCAGTCCGCGCTTACGAATCAGGCTTCCATTTTCATCACCTGAATATCGGCAACGTCTACAGCGAGCACTGCGCAATGACATGCCTGCCCTCCATCCTCCTTGGAACCTGGGATATAGACCATCTCAAGGTTCTTATGAAAAACGATGTAACGGTGGAACTGCGGCGCATTCCCCGGGAGAGATCTTCCGATCTCCGAAATTTTTTAAAAATACAGAAGCCTTAA
- a CDS encoding PTS sugar transporter subunit IIA, with protein MIGVLIITHGNVGDELIKAAELIKGPSKVLMHVSVDPSKGVESLKKEISSAIKKLDKGQGVLILTDLFGGTPSNLSFSFLKRDKVEVVTGVNLPMLLKVSDVREDMTLRDFAAYVTDYGRKNIYLASEVLDRKVG; from the coding sequence ATGATCGGGGTGTTGATTATAACGCATGGGAACGTCGGCGATGAGCTGATCAAAGCGGCCGAGCTGATCAAGGGCCCTTCGAAGGTGCTCATGCATGTGTCCGTTGACCCGTCCAAGGGTGTCGAATCCCTGAAAAAAGAAATCAGTTCAGCCATCAAAAAGCTCGATAAAGGTCAGGGCGTGCTTATTCTTACCGATCTCTTCGGGGGAACGCCCTCCAATTTATCCTTTTCATTTTTAAAGAGAGACAAAGTCGAAGTGGTTACGGGCGTCAACCTTCCCATGCTTCTGAAGGTTTCCGACGTCCGCGAGGATATGACCCTCCGGGATTTTGCCGCTTATGTGACCGATTATGGCAGAAAGAATATTTACCTGGCCAGCGAGGTCCTCGACAGGAAAGTTGGCTGA
- a CDS encoding flagellar hook-length control protein FliK: MDAIATGIESAVELIQAAQPIMTAGSKTSGVVGKSMTTEKDPVEGPTDAASFCVCLKESVEQKTLRENGIDQDLEREHVKSTEGEKIGWMIKSVNDPVFPEACCHGNGFPAIPNDLGSDPEKNGANRETSDMTTSISGKNSLPYSGNDGALLFGNESGTGLYSASKNMDVPLEGETVQALNDKAFIRKFDLAALKGMHHQKEVISNMTEGEMASADSGVGNLPPARDIKTSQGQAIPGQNALKSSDSFSLPQKLTSQENRKNIEGSGSSKSPVISGETFQTTKKEASLHSRALQTPLSNGLRSTESPVKSGETLQKTEIDAPLTSRVLQPHNLNGQASPENDSYQPTGIEPIKRDYYVLDDKQSPSMVIRENLLDSSSVRKEEGNGSQGKRFSQGLKEVFERSNSEQPGSAFFSAENKISIEKSWESRLVRPQAMMDQVVEGGIEMVRKGGGRLRMTLNPPNLGSLDMDIQVRNNKVEVLFLVDTAEIQSSLQANADLLKTALSQQGLKVDGYNVLIQGNTDHHSAYYSDDNASWLNSRREGGKDENRKDQQEQADGIMDLLKGSRFYPGDRYNRISLFI, translated from the coding sequence ATGGACGCAATCGCAACCGGCATTGAAAGTGCTGTTGAACTGATACAGGCTGCGCAGCCGATCATGACGGCCGGATCGAAAACCTCGGGCGTCGTTGGAAAGAGTATGACGACAGAAAAAGATCCGGTTGAAGGGCCAACGGATGCGGCATCGTTTTGTGTTTGTCTGAAAGAATCTGTGGAGCAGAAAACTTTACGGGAAAACGGGATTGATCAGGATCTGGAAAGGGAACATGTCAAATCGACTGAAGGGGAGAAGATCGGATGGATGATAAAATCTGTAAACGATCCTGTGTTCCCGGAGGCTTGCTGCCATGGAAACGGGTTTCCGGCAATTCCGAACGATCTGGGCTCTGATCCTGAGAAAAACGGGGCAAACAGAGAAACATCCGACATGACGACCAGTATTTCCGGGAAAAATTCCCTTCCCTATAGCGGGAATGATGGTGCTTTGCTGTTCGGGAATGAAAGCGGGACCGGTTTATACTCTGCTTCAAAGAATATGGATGTGCCGCTTGAGGGGGAAACAGTACAGGCGTTGAATGATAAGGCGTTCATCCGGAAATTCGATCTTGCGGCATTGAAAGGTATGCATCATCAGAAAGAAGTTATCAGCAACATGACAGAAGGGGAAATGGCAAGTGCCGATTCCGGCGTCGGGAACCTTCCTCCTGCAAGGGACATCAAAACAAGCCAAGGACAGGCCATTCCCGGGCAAAATGCTTTAAAATCAAGCGATTCTTTCTCTCTCCCTCAAAAATTGACTTCTCAAGAAAATCGTAAAAATATTGAAGGAAGCGGATCCTCGAAGTCTCCGGTAATATCGGGAGAAACCTTTCAAACAACAAAAAAAGAAGCGTCATTACATTCCCGCGCGCTTCAGACCCCCCTGTCGAACGGACTCAGATCTACAGAGTCTCCAGTAAAATCGGGAGAAACCCTTCAAAAAACAGAGATTGATGCGCCGTTAACTTCCCGCGTACTTCAGCCACACAATCTGAATGGGCAAGCTTCTCCAGAAAATGATTCATACCAGCCAACAGGGATTGAACCGATCAAAAGAGATTATTATGTTCTCGATGATAAGCAGAGTCCGAGCATGGTTATTCGGGAAAATCTTTTGGACAGCTCTTCCGTGCGAAAAGAAGAGGGGAACGGAAGTCAGGGGAAGAGATTCAGCCAGGGGTTGAAAGAGGTTTTCGAACGTTCGAATTCAGAACAACCAGGGTCCGCATTTTTTTCTGCGGAAAACAAAATTTCCATTGAAAAATCCTGGGAGTCCCGGCTTGTTCGGCCACAGGCCATGATGGATCAGGTTGTCGAAGGCGGGATCGAGATGGTCCGGAAAGGCGGCGGCCGGCTTAGAATGACCCTGAATCCTCCGAATCTGGGATCTCTGGACATGGATATCCAGGTCAGAAACAATAAGGTGGAGGTGTTGTTTTTAGTTGATACGGCAGAAATACAGTCGTCGCTGCAGGCGAACGCGGATCTTCTCAAAACGGCACTGAGTCAGCAGGGTTTGAAAGTCGATGGTTACAATGTCCTGATCCAGGGCAATACGGATCATCACAGTGCGTATTATTCCGATGATAACGCATCATGGCTGAATTCAAGGCGGGAAGGCGGCAAGGATGAGAACAGAAAAGATCAGCAGGAACAGGCTGATGGCATAATGGATCTGCTCAAGGGATCGAGGTTTTATCCGGGTGATCGTTATAACCGAATAAGCCTGTTTATTTAG
- a CDS encoding flagellar hook assembly protein FlgD: MWGVTNIGKAASAGSEGTSTNKLTGKDEFLKMLIAQLQNQNPLNPLDGTDFAAQLAQFSSLEQLTNMNSTLESLSALQTTQNGIMAANLIGRQVSANQEGGNILTVTGSSANLSYSLAKDAKKVTVNIYNEEGKLVKTLEGRNQSAGHNTLTWDCGVDAQGAYTFDVSAEDSSGNDVSVNTTITGIVTEVRFTDQSLLVTVNGRQISIADIVEVSGTPAT; the protein is encoded by the coding sequence ATGTGGGGCGTGACGAATATAGGCAAGGCGGCCAGCGCAGGTTCAGAAGGAACATCAACGAATAAATTAACGGGAAAAGATGAATTTTTGAAGATGCTCATTGCGCAGCTTCAAAATCAGAATCCTCTAAATCCCCTTGATGGAACCGATTTTGCCGCTCAGCTCGCCCAGTTTTCGAGTCTGGAACAGCTGACCAACATGAATTCAACACTGGAATCCTTAAGCGCACTTCAGACAACGCAGAACGGCATCATGGCTGCGAATCTGATCGGCAGGCAGGTTTCGGCCAATCAGGAGGGAGGGAATATCCTTACCGTGACCGGATCCAGCGCAAATTTGAGTTACAGCCTCGCTAAAGATGCAAAGAAGGTGACGGTAAACATTTACAATGAGGAAGGCAAACTGGTGAAAACCCTCGAAGGAAGAAATCAAAGCGCCGGACACAATACCCTCACATGGGACTGCGGTGTCGATGCGCAGGGCGCCTATACCTTTGATGTCAGCGCGGAAGATTCCAGTGGAAACGATGTATCTGTGAATACGACGATTACAGGCATTGTGACGGAGGTCCGGTTCACGGATCAATCTCTTCTGGTGACGGTGAACGGCCGGCAGATTTCCATTGCCGATATTGTCGAAGTCAGCGGCACACCGGCAACTTGA
- a CDS encoding flagellar hook protein FlgE, with protein MSNALWIGTTGLNASQRQMDIIGNNLANSSTLGYKSADTQFANMLSQSLTSGSGSFQVGQGVAISSVNTKFDQGSFESTGSVTDMAIDGEGFFPVKDKEGAIYYTRAGAFVIDKDGYLVDVNGYRVQGINLFSAPGDAELTDICLKNIQSAPSATKTFGIGVNLNDSEDAGTSFVVSQNVFDSKGAIHNLSLTFTKTEGDGYWGCQAKLDNVETINSSCCGIKFDESGNLKNTYLTSCSAGAVSGGGAITSTTVNKPGQLYLNGTIACTRGADADTWTISSSEYPNLEFSLGDLGNDDEIAIDLDGKGGTDITLALGAGFADLSSFDLTISQVESNAADVTFEFPGLANGADIGSGNALTWNLIGDDALQVTGYAATSVIKALEVDGYTSGVLKSLSVEKDGIISGIFTNGQTSDLGQVVLANFPNVGALRKIGSYFAETNFSGAAIINSPGTGGLGEIMSNSLEQSNTDVSMEFVNMINAQRAYQASARIITTSDEMLTELMNIKR; from the coding sequence ATGTCGAATGCGTTATGGATCGGAACGACGGGATTGAATGCCAGCCAGAGGCAGATGGATATCATCGGAAACAATCTGGCCAACTCCAGTACTCTGGGTTATAAATCGGCAGATACCCAGTTTGCCAATATGCTGAGCCAGAGCCTTACCAGCGGTTCCGGATCGTTCCAGGTCGGTCAGGGTGTCGCAATTTCCTCTGTCAATACGAAATTTGACCAGGGGTCCTTTGAGTCGACGGGCAGCGTCACGGATATGGCCATCGATGGAGAAGGCTTTTTCCCGGTCAAGGACAAAGAAGGGGCGATTTATTATACGCGGGCAGGTGCTTTCGTTATCGATAAGGATGGATATCTTGTCGATGTCAACGGATACAGAGTCCAGGGGATTAATCTTTTTTCAGCTCCCGGGGATGCGGAGCTGACGGATATCTGCCTGAAAAATATTCAGTCAGCGCCAAGTGCCACGAAGACATTCGGAATCGGGGTCAACCTCAATGACAGTGAAGATGCCGGCACATCATTTGTTGTTTCGCAGAACGTCTTTGATTCCAAAGGGGCAATTCATAATCTTTCTCTTACGTTCACGAAGACAGAGGGTGACGGCTATTGGGGGTGTCAGGCCAAACTGGATAATGTTGAAACCATCAATTCGTCATGCTGCGGGATCAAGTTTGATGAAAGTGGCAATCTGAAAAACACCTATTTAACTTCCTGCTCTGCCGGAGCAGTCAGCGGCGGTGGAGCCATTACATCCACGACAGTGAACAAGCCTGGACAGTTATATCTAAATGGAACAATTGCATGCACCCGTGGCGCCGATGCAGATACATGGACGATTTCAAGTTCTGAGTATCCGAATCTGGAATTTTCTCTGGGAGATCTGGGTAATGATGATGAAATTGCCATCGATCTGGACGGCAAAGGAGGAACGGATATCACCCTTGCTCTGGGCGCCGGCTTTGCTGATCTGTCAAGCTTTGACCTGACAATCAGCCAGGTGGAAAGCAACGCAGCCGATGTGACTTTTGAATTTCCCGGTCTTGCCAATGGAGCCGACATCGGAAGCGGCAATGCGTTGACATGGAACCTGATCGGCGACGATGCGCTTCAGGTGACTGGTTACGCGGCGACTTCAGTCATCAAGGCTCTGGAAGTCGACGGTTACACATCGGGGGTCCTGAAGTCTTTAAGCGTTGAAAAGGACGGCATCATATCCGGAATCTTCACCAACGGGCAAACATCTGATCTTGGCCAGGTCGTATTGGCAAATTTTCCCAATGTCGGAGCCTTGAGAAAAATAGGGAGTTATTTTGCCGAAACCAATTTTTCCGGTGCCGCGATTATCAACTCGCCTGGAACGGGAGGTCTGGGAGAAATCATGTCCAACTCCCTTGAACAATCCAACACCGATGTTTCCATGGAATTTGTGAACATGATCAACGCCCAGAGGGCTTATCAGGCCAGCGCCAGAATTATTACCACTTCAGATGAGATGCTGACGGAACTGATGAATATCAAACGCTGA
- a CDS encoding flagellar basal body-associated FliL family protein: MTMEDQTQPDSKTVTHERKTGTFIKWLIIGIAGIIIIAGGLTGGLLYIKHVSKGTENQKSGKSSVGILWPMEPFVVNLADSTGDRYLKAVIQIEVSDQENTAALDQLKPKFRDSILDILSSKSYKELMEVSGKQRLREDIAFKLNSFLSKGRIMRVYFTEFVIQ; encoded by the coding sequence ATGACAATGGAGGATCAGACGCAGCCGGATTCAAAAACGGTAACTCATGAAAGAAAAACGGGTACGTTCATTAAATGGCTGATCATCGGAATTGCTGGAATTATCATTATTGCGGGAGGTCTGACCGGTGGGCTTCTTTACATTAAGCACGTATCGAAGGGCACGGAAAATCAGAAAAGTGGAAAATCATCCGTCGGCATTTTATGGCCGATGGAACCCTTCGTTGTCAATCTGGCAGACAGCACAGGCGACCGGTATTTAAAGGCGGTGATACAGATTGAGGTTTCCGATCAGGAAAATACGGCGGCGTTGGATCAACTCAAGCCCAAGTTCAGGGATTCGATACTGGATATCCTCTCATCCAAATCCTACAAGGAGCTTATGGAGGTCAGCGGAAAGCAACGGCTTCGTGAGGATATTGCATTCAAGCTGAACAGCTTTTTATCAAAAGGCAGAATCATGCGCGTTTATTTTACAGAATTTGTCATTCAGTAA
- the fliM gene encoding flagellar motor switch protein FliM gives MSQILTQEEVDALLRGITGGQIDTEIDEEEEPSDIVIYDLASQDRIIRGRMPTLEMTNEKFARMFRTTLSSMLRKVVAVNSMSVDMIKFGEFLKTLPVPTSLHIFRMEPLRGNAIFVMESKVIFTLVDVLFGGAGKELFKVEGREFTAIETNLIKKVILSALSDLEKAWKTMHDIRVIYQRSEINPQFAQIVPPTDLVFVVDFEIEVEYITGILKLCIPYSTVEPIREKLQAGFQSEQLEVDKVWMKRFRDNLMLAHLDILIELGSTLISAKDVVNLKPGDVITLDQYCTDPVNIFVEGMMKFKGYPGTYKGNQAVRISEIVQDKEVMDYGTE, from the coding sequence ATGTCGCAGATTTTAACTCAGGAAGAAGTCGACGCTCTGCTGCGCGGCATTACAGGCGGTCAGATCGATACCGAAATTGATGAGGAAGAGGAGCCCTCCGATATCGTCATCTACGATCTGGCCAGTCAGGACCGGATCATCCGGGGGCGGATGCCCACCCTGGAAATGACGAATGAGAAATTCGCACGCATGTTCCGGACGACCTTGTCTTCCATGCTGCGCAAGGTAGTGGCGGTCAATTCCATGTCGGTCGACATGATTAAATTCGGGGAATTTCTGAAAACCCTTCCCGTGCCGACGAGCCTGCATATTTTCCGGATGGAGCCGCTTCGAGGAAACGCGATCTTTGTGATGGAGTCCAAGGTCATTTTTACCCTTGTGGATGTACTTTTCGGTGGAGCGGGGAAGGAACTGTTCAAGGTTGAAGGCAGAGAGTTTACAGCCATCGAGACGAATCTGATCAAAAAGGTGATTCTCAGTGCCCTTTCCGACCTGGAAAAAGCCTGGAAGACCATGCATGACATTCGCGTGATTTATCAACGGTCTGAAATCAACCCCCAATTCGCGCAGATTGTTCCTCCCACGGATCTGGTTTTTGTCGTCGATTTTGAAATTGAGGTTGAATACATCACCGGAATTCTCAAACTCTGCATTCCTTATTCAACGGTGGAGCCCATCCGGGAAAAATTACAGGCCGGATTCCAAAGTGAGCAGCTGGAAGTGGACAAGGTATGGATGAAGCGGTTTCGCGATAATCTCATGCTGGCTCATCTCGATATCCTGATCGAGTTGGGCAGCACGCTGATATCCGCCAAAGATGTGGTCAATCTCAAGCCCGGTGACGTCATTACCCTGGATCAGTACTGCACCGATCCGGTGAATATCTTTGTCGAGGGCATGATGAAATTTAAGGGATATCCGGGAACATATAAAGGAAATCAAGCCGTAAGGATTTCGGAGATTGTTCAGGACAAAGAGGTTATGGATTATGGAACAGAATGA
- the fliN gene encoding flagellar motor switch protein FliN gives MEQNEIDELLNEIDMDENSNSSMGLSDDDNFGWEDVKEELAQSQVKTPKVEVSPADFKEIPAGPKMDPQLDLDFILDIPLTLSVELGRCRMLISELLQLGQGSIIELVKLAGEPMDVYVNQRLIARGEVVVVNEKFGIRLTDIVSPAERVNKLR, from the coding sequence ATGGAACAGAATGAGATCGATGAACTTCTTAATGAAATCGATATGGATGAAAACTCGAATTCGAGTATGGGTTTGAGCGATGACGACAATTTCGGTTGGGAAGATGTCAAGGAAGAACTTGCGCAGTCGCAGGTAAAAACTCCAAAGGTAGAGGTCAGCCCGGCTGATTTTAAGGAAATCCCTGCCGGTCCGAAAATGGATCCCCAGTTAGATCTCGATTTCATTCTCGATATTCCCCTGACTCTGAGTGTCGAACTGGGCCGGTGTCGAATGCTGATCAGTGAATTGCTCCAACTGGGACAGGGATCCATTATCGAACTGGTCAAACTGGCAGGCGAGCCTATGGATGTATACGTTAATCAGCGGCTCATCGCACGGGGAGAAGTGGTTGTGGTCAATGAAAAATTCGGGATACGGTTGACGGACATCGTTTCGCCGGCGGAACGTGTTAATAAACTGAGGTAA
- the fliO gene encoding flagellar biosynthetic protein FliO, producing METVSFFPSLLKMLFALAIVLGMMIGAMYFIKRILHSTTPEIDRGALIRIVASRYLGPKNSIMVVDVAGQIIVIGLSNQQMTVLKTISDKEALERMRKLPVESEMPSAAFAEQFSRYKEKIMSAMDSKMK from the coding sequence ATGGAAACGGTGTCGTTTTTTCCTTCTCTTTTAAAGATGCTGTTCGCTCTGGCCATAGTTTTGGGCATGATGATCGGAGCCATGTATTTCATCAAAAGAATTCTGCATTCAACAACTCCAGAAATAGACAGAGGGGCTTTAATCAGAATCGTGGCAAGTCGGTATCTGGGACCGAAAAACAGCATCATGGTTGTTGACGTTGCCGGACAAATTATTGTCATCGGCCTGTCAAATCAGCAAATGACCGTACTGAAGACGATTTCCGATAAGGAGGCGCTGGAAAGGATGAGAAAACTGCCGGTCGAATCGGAGATGCCTTCCGCTGCTTTTGCGGAACAGTTTTCCCGTTATAAGGAAAAAATAATGTCTGCTATGGATAGCAAGATGAAATGA
- the fliP gene encoding flagellar type III secretion system pore protein FliP (The bacterial flagellar biogenesis protein FliP forms a type III secretion system (T3SS)-type pore required for flagellar assembly.), with product MMTRYINDALKDIVPEVLLLVILFTVLGPGVASAEPLSLPNISLTVGGNADSPDKVATVIQLLFILTVLSLTPAILLMLTSFTRIVIVLSLLRQAMGTQQMPSNQIIIGLSLFLTFFIMSPVWQSVHSEALKPYYDEEISGEQAIERAVIPVKAFMLKQTREKDIALFLQISKGKRPEKPADLALSVLVPAFVISELKTAFQIGFLLFLPFFIIDMVVASVLLSMGMMMLPPIMMSLPFKLLLFVLVDGWYLIIGSLVQSFH from the coding sequence ATGATGACTAGATACATCAATGATGCCCTGAAAGATATTGTTCCTGAAGTTTTACTGCTTGTTATCCTTTTCACTGTGTTGGGGCCAGGGGTTGCTTCCGCGGAACCTTTATCTTTGCCGAACATCAGCTTGACTGTCGGTGGAAATGCGGATTCTCCGGACAAAGTGGCAACGGTCATTCAGCTTCTTTTCATCCTGACCGTGTTGTCACTGACACCGGCGATCCTGTTGATGCTTACCTCATTTACCCGCATTGTGATCGTCCTTTCTCTGCTAAGGCAGGCCATGGGCACGCAGCAGATGCCTTCAAATCAGATTATCATCGGTTTGTCTCTGTTCCTGACCTTTTTTATTATGTCTCCCGTGTGGCAGAGCGTGCACAGTGAAGCGTTAAAACCTTATTATGATGAGGAAATATCAGGAGAACAGGCAATCGAAAGGGCCGTCATTCCCGTTAAAGCATTTATGCTGAAGCAGACTCGAGAGAAGGACATTGCCCTGTTTCTGCAGATATCCAAAGGAAAAAGACCGGAGAAGCCAGCCGATCTGGCGCTTTCCGTTCTGGTTCCCGCCTTTGTGATCAGTGAGCTTAAAACGGCATTCCAGATCGGATTTCTGTTGTTTTTGCCTTTTTTTATTATTGACATGGTGGTTGCCAGCGTTCTGCTTTCCATGGGGATGATGATGCTTCCCCCGATTATGATGAGTCTGCCTTTCAAGCTGCTGTTATTCGTCCTGGTGGATGGATGGTATTTGATTATCGGATCGCTCGTTCAGAGTTTTCATTAG
- the fliQ gene encoding flagellar biosynthesis protein FliQ — protein sequence MTPDFVVGIMAEAIKVTLLVAGPLLIVGLVVGVAISLFQAVTQVQEMTLVFVPKIVAVLVALVATLPWMINLLLTFTHNLYSNIPNYVK from the coding sequence ATGACTCCTGATTTTGTTGTCGGTATCATGGCTGAAGCCATCAAAGTCACACTCTTAGTGGCCGGTCCACTCCTGATCGTCGGGCTTGTTGTTGGTGTGGCGATCAGTCTGTTCCAGGCCGTCACGCAAGTGCAGGAAATGACGCTGGTTTTTGTTCCGAAAATCGTTGCCGTACTTGTTGCCCTGGTGGCCACACTGCCCTGGATGATCAATCTTCTGCTTACATTTACCCATAACCTTTATTCCAACATCCCCAATTATGTAAAATAA
- the fliR gene encoding flagellar biosynthetic protein FliR has translation MNLPVITPEQIACLIFIFLRVSSMIVVMPIFGGDKTIPVGIKGGLSLLITFLLFPFVRMDFGFQLMELTPMVVIMIGEILIGVIIGFVARFIFAGIQFAGELIGFQMGFSVVNIIDPVTSTQVSLISQLKYFLAMLVFLAVNAHHIFLSAMAESFVRISPMQFHLTERVIAPLCLLSMEVFIIAVKISAPVVAVLIFTHVALGVVARTVPQINIFIVGFPLQIALGLIFLGLSAPIFVNYCIRLFNGLAKQIHMLVLLM, from the coding sequence ATGAACCTGCCTGTCATTACTCCGGAGCAGATTGCCTGTCTGATTTTCATTTTTTTGCGAGTCAGCTCCATGATCGTCGTCATGCCCATCTTCGGAGGCGACAAGACAATTCCCGTGGGCATCAAAGGAGGGCTGTCCCTTCTGATTACCTTCCTTCTGTTTCCTTTTGTGCGAATGGATTTCGGCTTTCAGTTGATGGAGCTCACCCCAATGGTCGTAATCATGATCGGTGAAATCCTCATCGGGGTGATTATCGGTTTTGTGGCCCGTTTCATCTTTGCCGGAATTCAGTTTGCAGGAGAATTAATCGGGTTTCAAATGGGATTTTCCGTCGTCAACATTATCGATCCCGTAACCAGCACTCAGGTTTCCCTGATATCGCAGCTGAAATATTTCCTGGCCATGCTGGTCTTTCTGGCTGTAAACGCTCACCACATCTTTCTTTCCGCCATGGCGGAAAGTTTTGTGAGGATTTCGCCGATGCAGTTTCATCTGACAGAAAGGGTGATTGCACCCTTATGTCTTCTTTCAATGGAGGTTTTCATAATTGCTGTAAAAATCAGTGCTCCGGTGGTAGCCGTGCTCATTTTTACTCATGTCGCCCTGGGTGTTGTGGCAAGGACGGTTCCCCAAATCAATATCTTTATTGTCGGATTCCCTCTACAGATTGCCTTGGGATTAATTTTTCTGGGATTGAGCGCACCGATTTTTGTCAATTATTGCATCCGACTTTTCAACGGCTTGGCAAAACAGATCCATATGCTTGTTCTGCTGATGTGA
- the flhB gene encoding flagellar biosynthesis protein FlhB, with the protein MAESNKDQERTEEATPKRREEAREQGQVAKSRDLASVAILSACLLYFYFGANSFLHQLMDLMKSSFSSLDSSLVTTENIQSLLFSAFYKTITLMTPFLLVVCIAALSSNILQVGFKISTKAIAPKLSKIDPAKGFARLFSLQSLIEFIKSIFKISIAGFVAYLTVKSELVDILPLADSSVWEILVYITGTSFRILLTTCWVLIILALMDYLYQRWEYERNLKMSRQEIKDENKQTEGDPIVKARIRRLQREMAQRRMMANVPKADVIITNPTHLAVALQYDQDSMIAPKVIAKGAGYLAEKIKEIARESRVPLVENKPLAQVLYKMVEVSGTIPDSLYKAVAEILAYIYSIKRE; encoded by the coding sequence ATGGCTGAATCGAACAAAGATCAGGAACGAACTGAAGAAGCGACCCCGAAAAGAAGGGAAGAAGCACGTGAACAGGGACAGGTAGCGAAGAGCCGGGACTTGGCTTCCGTTGCTATTCTGAGCGCGTGCCTTCTCTATTTTTATTTTGGAGCCAACAGCTTTCTTCATCAGCTCATGGATCTGATGAAAAGCTCTTTTTCAAGTCTAGATTCTTCCCTTGTGACAACGGAAAATATTCAATCTCTCCTCTTTTCAGCTTTCTATAAGACCATTACCTTAATGACGCCGTTTTTGTTGGTGGTTTGTATTGCAGCTCTGTCATCCAATATACTGCAGGTCGGTTTTAAGATATCAACAAAAGCCATTGCCCCGAAGTTGTCGAAAATTGATCCTGCCAAAGGGTTCGCCAGACTTTTTTCGCTTCAATCCCTGATTGAATTCATAAAGAGCATTTTCAAAATAAGCATCGCCGGGTTTGTCGCATATCTGACCGTCAAAAGTGAGCTGGTGGATATCCTTCCTCTTGCTGATTCGAGTGTCTGGGAAATTCTGGTTTATATCACCGGGACTTCTTTCCGTATCCTTCTGACTACCTGTTGGGTTCTCATTATCCTTGCCTTGATGGATTACCTTTATCAACGCTGGGAATATGAACGAAATTTAAAAATGTCCCGACAGGAGATCAAGGACGAAAACAAGCAGACCGAAGGCGATCCGATCGTCAAAGCCAGAATTAGAAGGCTTCAGCGGGAGATGGCTCAAAGAAGAATGATGGCGAATGTTCCAAAAGCGGATGTGATCATCACCAACCCGACGCATCTCGCTGTTGCCCTTCAATATGACCAGGACTCCATGATCGCCCCGAAGGTCATTGCCAAAGGGGCTGGATATTTAGCTGAAAAAATTAAGGAAATAGCCAGAGAAAGCCGTGTGCCTCTTGTTGAAAATAAACCACTGGCACAGGTATTGTATAAAATGGTCGAGGTGAGCGGTACGATTCCTGACAGTTTATACAAAGCCGTGGCTGAGATCCTGGCATATATTTATTCAATCAAACGGGAATAG